The Acetivibrio cellulolyticus CD2 genome segment ATAATGATGCATACTTCAAACCAAGTTTATTTCAGCCTAATTCAGATGCACCATGGGTAAAAAGGCTTTCCGATGAAATAAACTCCTGCCATCACTACATAGAATTCGATACTCCGAATGTTGTAGACGCACTTACTGATGCAGTGAAGGCCAGGGATTTGCCAGGTATGGCGGATATTGATTCATCCTTATGGCTTTTTTGCAAGGAAGTTAAAAAACATGCTGTTGTTGCTCTATCAGGTGAGTGTGCAGATGAGATATTTGGCGGTTATCCATGGTTCTATAACCCTGAAATGCTAAACTCCAACACATTTCCATGGTCAAGATCGGTAAAGGAAAGAATATGTATACTCGCACCAGGTATATTACAAAACATTGATGGTGAGGAATATGTTAAACAAAGGTATATTGAAACCCTTGCAGAAGCGCCTGTATTAGCCCAGGAGGAAAAACATGAAAAGCGCACGCGTGAGATGATGTATTTAAATATCGTATGGTTTATGGCAACACTTTTAGACCGTAAAGACAGAATGTCCATGGCGACAGGTTTGGAAGTACGTGTACCTTTCTGCGACCATCGTATAGTTGAATATTTATGGAATGTTCCCTGGGAAGTTAAGTACCTCGATCAAAGGGAAAAGGGATTGCTGCGTCGTGCAATGAAAGGGATATTGCCTGATGATGTATTGTTCCGCAAAAAAAGTCCTTACCCTAAAACGCATAACCCTGCATATTTGGGAGCCGTAAAAAATTGGTTACAGAAGATTATTGATGACCCATCATCACCTCTACTTCAAGTAATTAACCGCAAACGGATACAGGAGATTATTGACACTGATGGTGCAGCCTTCGGAGTACCATGGTATGGTCAATTGATGACTGGACCTCAACTCTTTGCATATCTTATACAAGTCGATATATGGATGAGGGAGTATAAGGTTAGTATTATATAGACTATTGTTTTAATATTACAAATTACAAAAAATCCCTGATAAATCAAGGTTTATTGGGGATTCTATAATATAAGCAGTTTTTCTATTTTGATTCAGACTATTACTATTCTTCGAATATTCTAGTTAGAGAATAGTCTATTTGAATGCCTTTTTCTAACTAACAAAATTACTAATCTATAGGCTAAAAAAGCTATTAAAATAAAGGAATTGATAACAAATAAAAACTGTACTCTAAAAATTTTCAAAAACATATATGTAAAAGGTATGCTTATAAGTTTGCCAACATTACACAAGAAGTCATTACACGCTGTAACTCTTCCAACAAAACCTTTTTTGGTCTCAATAAGCAGAAATGAACCCAAAAGAATCCACAATAGAGATAGCGCCGTACCTTCTATTAATTGCAACATTATTATTGAATGTAAGTCATTTAAAACGCTATATAAAAGCCATATAACTGAAACTGCAAATATAAACAGGTAGGTGTTTGCAACTTTAGTCTTTTTTGTTTTCCTTGCAAATATCATTGATACAAACATAGCAACAAGATTTGTTCCGTATAATATTGACAGCATAATGCTCCAACCTTTGCTTGTTATACCAAGCGTATCAAAAGCAAAGGAATAAAAAGTAATATTGATTGAAGTTATTGCCAAGCTCATAACAAACCCGATCTCAAGCAGTTCGGCAATACGCTGGAACTTTAAACTGTAACAAAAGCTTTCCTTAATATCTACCCAAATACCATAAATCGATAGCTTCCCATAACATGATACATAACTTTTCTTACACTTTACAAATATAATTATCATAGCTGAAGTAAAAAAGGATAAGCTGTTTACAGTAAACGCCATGTTCAATCCCCACACTCCAACCCCAATCCCCGCAATGAGTGTACCAAATATAAAAGCTGCTCCAAATACTCCACTTTGCAGTGAACTGGCTACTATTAAGTCTTTACTATCTACAACACTTGTAATTACTTTATTTCGGGCCGGATTATAAAGAATGTCCAACGAGTTAAGTAAAAATATAAGAATATAAATTACACCTACATTGCAATTAATTGTAAACAACATTACAATTATTCCTCTTAGAATGTCAATTATAATTAATATACGTTTACCTGAAAATATATCACCTAAAACACCTGCGATGGGCGATAAAAATAAACTTGCAAGGGGCGTACATATTAATGCATAACTTGCAGCCAATCCTGAACCTGTTATTTTTACAAGCAACATAGTAGCAGCAACCGCCTGGAAAGCATCTCCAAAGTTTGATATACCCTGACTAAACAATAAAAGCATAAACGGTTTGTTTGTTATTATTCTTGCATTTTTATTATTAAGTGACATAGTTAAACCCCTTTTAATGTATACAAATAGATATTATTAAAAGCATTGAACTAATATAACCACATATTTGATATACCTCAACAGTAACCATATTTATAGGATTATGTCTCATACTTTTGTGATTAAGAATATTTTTAATAGCTTGTATTTAAGTCTAAAAGTTCTATTCTTAAAATAATAATTTTAAGGGGGTGAAAAATTTGTTCGTTGTTATTAAATTGAAAGCCAAGAATATAGTAATGTATACTATAGCAATAATAGCCTTTCTTATATGTTTCATGCTCGTTACAGAGCAATGTATAACCTCTTTTTATGCAAATAAAGCTAAGCCTCAATACCTTATTGTCATTTATATTGATGAGAAGAAACTATATTTGTTTGAAAACGAAGAGTGTATCAAAAAATATCCTATTGCTTCAGGCATGCCTGGTTGGCCTTCTCCTATAGGAAGTTGGAAGATAGTAACAAAAGATGATTGGGGTGAAGGGTTTGGTGGGCGCTGGTTGGGCCTTAATGTTAAATGGGGCAGGTATGGTATTCATGGAACATCTGAAGAATATACTATCGGAAGTGCTGCCAGCCATGGATGTATCCGCATGTTTAATAAAGACATAAAGGAACTATATAATATAGTTCCTCTCGGTACGAATGTAATTATAAAAAACGGAAGTTTTGGACCGTTTGGTACAGGATTCAGAGAGCTGCTTCCTGGTGACAGGGGAGCTGATGTTCTTGCCGTTCAACAAAAACTAAAAACTTTAGGATACTTCCATAGCAAAGAAACTGGAATATATGAAGACGATTTAAAATACGCCTTACATAAATTCCAGAAAGATAAAAAACTCGAGGTTAAAAATGCAATTACCCGTGCAGATTACCATGCCATGGGGTTTAGAGAGTTTGAATAGCAAACATTAATCTGCGCTTTAAACTATTTATTTTTTTCAATAATATATGACATTGGGTTGTAATAACTTTTACCAAGCTCTTTGATAGCTGTTGTGCCATCTGGGTTTTCAATTGTCACCCAGGATCTAACAACTCCGCCATCCATGCCTTCAAGGATAACTTTTTCCGTACCGGCAGGCAAACTTGTGTTTGTTTTATATATTTTCTCAGCCTGATATACTTTAAGAGTTTCATGGTGCCACTGTACTTTTGGGGGCTTTGTTTTCCCGTAAAATCCGATATACAGTGTGTTATCAACTCCCTGCGCCCAAATAAGTATTGGAAATGTTGTATTATTTTTAAATTTAAAATCTTTTGCTCCATAAGAAACTGTAGCATCTTGTCCATAAGGTACATATGGTACAGGCATATTATGGTTATACCTTTCTACAACCTGCAGATTGCTTAAAATGGCAACATTATATAGTGTAGAAGCAATCTTGCAAACTCCCCCACCTACCGTAGTTATAAGTTGAGTACCGGCATATGTCGGTCCTTTTTGAAATCCCCTATCCAGTGTGTATGGGCCCACCTTTTGGTTTTGTGAAAACACTTCACCCGTTTTTACTATTGTTCCTGCCAAATAACGGGCTGCGAGATGTACATTATCTTCTTCCCCAGGGAGTGGGTCACGTAAAACTGTTTTGTACCCTGCCAGGAGTTCATTACAATCATTCGTCGTTTGAACTGCTTTAAACTTGTCATCATTTTCCCATGGAAACGATGAAGTTTCTCCTGACTTTATTGATTCAACAGTTAAACTTTTAGGGCCATTTTCATTATTCAGGTCTGACTTTTCTGGACCAGTAGTCTCAGCTCTTAATATAGCATCGCTATTAATATTATTGTTTGAATAGTTTATCTGCTCTGCTTTGGCATTTGATAAATTCCTATCAGACTCTATCCCATTTGTAGAATACCCGTTACTGCATGAAATAATTGAAAATGCTAACATGATTATTAAAAAAAACAAAATATGTTTACTTCTCATGTTTCAAATTTCTCCTTTTTGAAAATTTCCCAAAGATTCATTAAGGAACGCTGAAAATATAGCTTAGGCTGTAATCTCAGCATTCCTTAATAAAATATCCATGCCAATTTGTATTTTTTGCATTTCATATAATATTACTCAAAAATAATCTTCCAGTTCTAAAATAATGCCATCAGTCATATTCTGAAAGTAACGAAGCGAAAAAAGTACAAGGGGAAAAAAATGCAAAAATTTGCAGGGGGAAAGAGTCCAATGGTTTTCGTATTGTCAATTATAGGAATGATTTGTTGGGGTGTAGCACCAATATTCGTAAAATTAGGCTTAAAGAATATTGACCCTTTGCTAGGGTTAGCCATAAGGACTATGTTCACTGCCATACTTATTACAGGATGGATGTTTTTTAGCGGAAATATATCAAACGTAAAAAGCATTTCCTCTTATACATTAATTTTGTTGGCAATAGAAGCAATCTTGGCAACACTAATTGGAGATCTTTCATATTTTGCAGCTATTAAAAGGGGTTCCGTTTCATTAGTAACCATAATTATGTCAAGCTCACCTTTAGTAACTATGCTATGTTCAGTTTTATTTTTAGGAGAACAAATTACCACATGGCGGTTAATTGGTGCCGGTTTTATAATTGCAGGTATTACACTTATATTATAAACTCAACTTTCCCACAGCATTTTGGGCTCTTTGCTGCTTACGCAGCATTGCTCGCTGCGGTCAAAAAGTAAACTTTTTTCCCTTAACATGCGAGCAACCAGAGCCTCAAAATGCTAAATGTGGGAAAGTTGAGTTATAAATATATAAAATTAGGCCTTTCCCCTTAAGAAAAGACCTACTCAATATAAATCTTATGTTTTCATTATTACTAGCTGTTTGATCATTTTTGAATTACAACCTTTGTTCCAACTTTAACGTAATCATAAAAGTCTTCTACTGAGCTATTGCTCAAACCTACACAACCCCAAGTCCAATCACTTCCTAATTCAGCAGTACTTCCACCGTGTATTCCGACACCGCCGCCTAAAGAAGTGTTCTGCGGAGTAGTTTGAAAGTTTTTGAATGCAGTTACTATCTCTTCATATATACTACTGCTAATTATCCCATCTTCAAGTCCACGTTCTGCATCTTCGATATTTGGATAACTTAGTCTCATCCATCTTGAACCCAGATATTCGTCTGCTGGATCTAAAATTGACTTTTCCGATATATAAAATGTTCCTTCAGGTGTCTTATGATCACCTGAAATTTCCTTATCCCCTAAATCGCTATCTCCTAACTCGACATGGTATGACTTTAGAAGTTTTCCATTACTTATCAAGCTTAGAACATGATCGGATTTATCAACATAAATCTCTAACCCATAAGTTTGAATATCAATACCCTTCTCATTTATTATATCACTAAGTGGCCTTTGCTGGTTTATCGGAGTTTCTTGAACCGCTTCAGCTGTCTTGGTATCTGACTTTAATGGATCCTCCTGTTTTAAAGCATCTATATCCACGTTATATTTATTGGTTGTAGTATGAAAGTAACCTCCAACCTTTGCTATATACTGATTTGTGTTCAAAAAAGCCTTTGCAGCTGAAAAAGAACCCGGGAATGCCGCAAGTATAATTGTAACAATACCTGCTCCAAATAATACATAAGCGATTCTTCTTAAAATTGGCCTCTTTATCATTTTTATCACCCCTACATATTGAAAAAAATAGTATTTTTGTATAGCTCGACTATTCTAACACATCAAGCATTACCCCTTCCAATGTAATATAAGGAAAAAGCATTAAGAAACCATATAGTAAAACCTTTTGCAAATCGGGCTGCAGCTGGTATAGGTTTTTCCAAAAGATAAATTACAGAAGTTTTAAGCCAACTTTATTATAAGAAAGTTTACAATAAGTGAAGTAGACAGCCACATTTTTTCCTCACTTATAATAAAATATTATAGAAAAATAAAAGTAGGGGATGGAAATGGAAACATTAACTTTAGGCTCCACAGGTCCAAACGTGAAGTTAATTCAAAGTCTGCTTAATAGAATAGGTTATAATGCAGGTCCAGTTGACGGAAAATTGGGACTCCAAACACAGCAGGCAATCAAAGCTTTTCAAAGAAACTACGGCCTTGTTCCCGATGGTGTTGTTGGCCCAGCTACATGGAGGATATTTGAAAGATTTCTTTTGGGCTATGATATTTATACCATCCAACCTGGTGATACTTTAAATAATATTGCCAGAAAGTATTACACAACTTTAAACGCTATATTAACTGCAAACCCTGGAATAAACCCAAATGCCCTAACTATAGGACAGCGGATTACTGTACCCTATGGAATAGATATTGTGTATACAGATA includes the following:
- the asnB gene encoding asparagine synthase (glutamine-hydrolyzing), which translates into the protein MCGIAGWINLKEDLRQKEEIMNSMIKTLANRGPDASGTWFSPNALLAHKRLIVVDPAGGSQPMTRQYGENEYVITYNGELYNTVDLRQELEAKGHIFRSNSDTEVLLVSYIEWGPTCVEYLNGIYAFAIWSEKDRSLFMARDRFGVKPLFYTSSGDSLIFASELKAILSNPLIKHEVASDGLAEIFTLGPARTPGHGVFKNIYEVKPAHCILFDVNGLHDRKYWALESKPHTDSLDTTIDKVRELVLDAINRQLVADVPICTFLSGGLDSSIISAVAANSFKNNGKGQLHTFSIDYVDNDAYFKPSLFQPNSDAPWVKRLSDEINSCHHYIEFDTPNVVDALTDAVKARDLPGMADIDSSLWLFCKEVKKHAVVALSGECADEIFGGYPWFYNPEMLNSNTFPWSRSVKERICILAPGILQNIDGEEYVKQRYIETLAEAPVLAQEEKHEKRTREMMYLNIVWFMATLLDRKDRMSMATGLEVRVPFCDHRIVEYLWNVPWEVKYLDQREKGLLRRAMKGILPDDVLFRKKSPYPKTHNPAYLGAVKNWLQKIIDDPSSPLLQVINRKRIQEIIDTDGAAFGVPWYGQLMTGPQLFAYLIQVDIWMREYKVSII
- a CDS encoding MFS transporter — translated: MSLNNKNARIITNKPFMLLLFSQGISNFGDAFQAVAATMLLVKITGSGLAASYALICTPLASLFLSPIAGVLGDIFSGKRILIIIDILRGIIVMLFTINCNVGVIYILIFLLNSLDILYNPARNKVITSVVDSKDLIVASSLQSGVFGAAFIFGTLIAGIGVGVWGLNMAFTVNSLSFFTSAMIIIFVKCKKSYVSCYGKLSIYGIWVDIKESFCYSLKFQRIAELLEIGFVMSLAITSINITFYSFAFDTLGITSKGWSIMLSILYGTNLVAMFVSMIFARKTKKTKVANTYLFIFAVSVIWLLYSVLNDLHSIIMLQLIEGTALSLLWILLGSFLLIETKKGFVGRVTACNDFLCNVGKLISIPFTYMFLKIFRVQFLFVINSFILIAFLAYRLVILLVRKRHSNRLFSN
- a CDS encoding L,D-transpeptidase family protein, with translation MKNLFVVIKLKAKNIVMYTIAIIAFLICFMLVTEQCITSFYANKAKPQYLIVIYIDEKKLYLFENEECIKKYPIASGMPGWPSPIGSWKIVTKDDWGEGFGGRWLGLNVKWGRYGIHGTSEEYTIGSAASHGCIRMFNKDIKELYNIVPLGTNVIIKNGSFGPFGTGFRELLPGDRGADVLAVQQKLKTLGYFHSKETGIYEDDLKYALHKFQKDKKLEVKNAITRADYHAMGFREFE
- a CDS encoding VanW family protein gives rise to the protein MRSKHILFFLIIMLAFSIISCSNGYSTNGIESDRNLSNAKAEQINYSNNNINSDAILRAETTGPEKSDLNNENGPKSLTVESIKSGETSSFPWENDDKFKAVQTTNDCNELLAGYKTVLRDPLPGEEDNVHLAARYLAGTIVKTGEVFSQNQKVGPYTLDRGFQKGPTYAGTQLITTVGGGVCKIASTLYNVAILSNLQVVERYNHNMPVPYVPYGQDATVSYGAKDFKFKNNTTFPILIWAQGVDNTLYIGFYGKTKPPKVQWHHETLKVYQAEKIYKTNTSLPAGTEKVILEGMDGGVVRSWVTIENPDGTTAIKELGKSYYNPMSYIIEKNK
- a CDS encoding EamA family transporter produces the protein MQKFAGGKSPMVFVLSIIGMICWGVAPIFVKLGLKNIDPLLGLAIRTMFTAILITGWMFFSGNISNVKSISSYTLILLAIEAILATLIGDLSYFAAIKRGSVSLVTIIMSSSPLVTMLCSVLFLGEQITTWRLIGAGFIIAGITLIL
- a CDS encoding L,D-transpeptidase; this encodes MIKRPILRRIAYVLFGAGIVTIILAAFPGSFSAAKAFLNTNQYIAKVGGYFHTTTNKYNVDIDALKQEDPLKSDTKTAEAVQETPINQQRPLSDIINEKGIDIQTYGLEIYVDKSDHVLSLISNGKLLKSYHVELGDSDLGDKEISGDHKTPEGTFYISEKSILDPADEYLGSRWMRLSYPNIEDAERGLEDGIISSSIYEEIVTAFKNFQTTPQNTSLGGGVGIHGGSTAELGSDWTWGCVGLSNSSVEDFYDYVKVGTKVVIQK